In a genomic window of Pseudomonas mohnii:
- the uvrB gene encoding excinuclease ABC subunit UvrB, with protein sequence MSEFQLVTRFEPAGDQPEAIRLMVEGIEAALAHQTLLGVTGSGKTFSIANVIAQVQRPTLVLAPNKTLAAQLYGEFKAFFPNNAVEYFVSYYDYYQPEAYVPSSDTFIEKDASINDHIEQMRLSATKALLERKDAIIVTTVSCIYGLGSPETYLKMVLHVDRGDKLDQRELLRRLADLQYTRNDMEFARATFRVRGDVIDIHPAESDFEAIRIELFDDEVESLSAFDPLTGEVIRKLPRFTFYPKSHYVTPRETLMGAVEGIKVELKERLEYLRSNNKLVEAQRLEQRTRFDLEMILELGYCNGIENYSRYLSGREAGAPPPTLYDYLPADALLVIDESHVSVPQVGAMYKGDRSRKETLVEYGFRLPSALDNRPMRFDEWESISPQTIFVSATPGNYEAEHAGRVIDMVVRPTGLVDPQIEIRPALTQVDDLLSEISKRVAVEERVLVTTLTKRMAEDLTDYLADHGVRVRYLHSDIDTVERVEIIRDLRLGTFDVLVGINLLREGLDMPEVSLVAILDADKEGFLRSERSLIQTIGRAARNLNGRAILYADRITGSMERAIGETERRRDKQIAFNLANGITPKGVFKDVADIMEGATVPGSRSKKRKGMAKAAEENARYEAELRSPGEIAKRIKALEEKMYQLARDLEFEAAAQMRDEIAKLRERLITV encoded by the coding sequence ATGTCTGAATTTCAGCTAGTCACCCGTTTCGAGCCCGCCGGCGATCAGCCGGAAGCCATCCGCCTGATGGTCGAGGGCATTGAAGCCGCGTTGGCGCACCAGACGTTGCTCGGTGTGACCGGCTCGGGCAAGACCTTCAGTATCGCCAACGTCATCGCCCAGGTGCAGCGCCCGACCCTCGTGCTGGCGCCAAACAAGACCCTGGCCGCGCAGTTGTACGGAGAGTTCAAGGCGTTCTTCCCGAACAACGCCGTGGAGTATTTCGTTTCCTACTACGACTACTATCAGCCCGAAGCCTATGTGCCGTCGTCCGACACCTTCATCGAGAAAGACGCGTCGATCAACGACCACATTGAGCAGATGCGGCTGTCGGCAACCAAGGCGCTGCTGGAGCGCAAGGACGCGATCATCGTCACCACCGTGTCGTGTATCTATGGCTTGGGCAGTCCGGAAACCTATTTGAAGATGGTGTTGCACGTGGATCGCGGCGACAAGCTCGATCAACGGGAATTGCTGCGGCGTCTGGCCGACCTGCAATACACCCGCAACGACATGGAGTTCGCCCGTGCGACCTTTCGTGTGCGCGGCGATGTGATAGATATCCACCCGGCCGAATCCGACTTCGAAGCGATCCGCATCGAGCTGTTCGATGATGAAGTGGAAAGCCTGTCGGCCTTCGATCCGCTGACCGGTGAAGTCATCCGCAAGCTGCCGCGCTTCACCTTCTACCCCAAAAGCCACTACGTGACGCCACGGGAAACCCTGATGGGCGCCGTTGAAGGGATCAAGGTCGAATTGAAGGAGCGCCTGGAATACCTGCGTTCCAACAACAAACTGGTGGAAGCCCAGCGTCTGGAGCAGCGCACCCGTTTCGATCTGGAGATGATCCTCGAGCTGGGCTACTGCAACGGCATCGAAAACTACTCGCGCTACCTGTCCGGTCGTGAAGCCGGCGCGCCGCCGCCGACCCTTTACGACTACCTGCCGGCCGACGCGTTGCTGGTAATCGACGAGTCCCACGTCAGCGTGCCGCAGGTCGGGGCGATGTACAAAGGTGACCGCTCGCGTAAGGAAACCCTGGTCGAGTACGGCTTCCGTCTACCGTCTGCGCTGGATAACCGGCCAATGCGTTTCGACGAATGGGAAAGCATCAGCCCGCAGACGATTTTTGTCTCGGCGACCCCGGGCAACTATGAGGCCGAGCACGCGGGGCGCGTGATTGACATGGTGGTGCGTCCGACCGGGCTGGTGGACCCGCAAATCGAGATCCGCCCGGCACTGACCCAGGTCGACGACTTGTTGTCGGAGATCAGCAAGCGTGTCGCCGTCGAGGAGCGGGTGCTGGTCACCACACTGACCAAGCGCATGGCCGAAGACTTGACCGACTACCTGGCCGACCACGGCGTGCGCGTGCGCTACTTGCACTCGGACATCGACACCGTGGAGCGGGTTGAGATCATCCGCGATTTGCGCCTCGGCACTTTTGACGTACTGGTGGGGATCAACCTGTTGCGCGAAGGCCTGGACATGCCGGAAGTGTCGCTGGTGGCGATTCTCGATGCGGACAAGGAAGGCTTCCTGCGCTCCGAGCGCTCGCTGATCCAGACCATCGGCCGGGCGGCGCGTAACCTCAATGGCCGGGCGATTCTCTATGCCGATCGCATTACCGGCTCCATGGAGCGCGCGATCGGCGAAACCGAGCGCCGTCGCGACAAGCAGATCGCCTTCAACCTGGCCAATGGCATTACGCCCAAGGGCGTGTTCAAGGATGTGGCCGACATCATGGAAGGCGCCACCGTGCCGGGCTCGCGCAGCAAGAAACGCAAAGGCATGGCCAAGGCCGCCGAGGAAAATGCCCGATACGAAGCCGAGTTGCGGTCGCCGGGTGAGATTGCCAAGCGGATCAAGGCGCTGGAAGAGAAGATGTACCAGCTGGCACGTGATCTGGAATTCGAAGCCGCAGCACAGATGCGTGACGAGATTGCCAAGTTGCGCGAGCGGTTGATTACGGTCTGA
- a CDS encoding amino acid aminotransferase: MSLFSAVEMAPRDPILGLNEAFNADTRTNKVNLGVGVYCNEEGKIPLLRAVVEAETIRVAQHASRGYLPIDGIAAYDQAVQKLLFGNDSPLIAAGRVITTQAVGGTGALKIGADFLKQLLPNAVVAISDPSWENHRALFETAGFPVQNYRYYDAATHDVNRAGLLEDLNALPNGSIIVLHACCHNPTGVDLSPADWKNVLEVVKAKGHVPFLDMAYQGFGDGIDEDAAAVRLFAESGLTFFVSSSFSKSFSLYGERVGALSIVSESKEESARVLSQVKRVIRTNYSNPPTHGASIVAAVLNSPELRAQWEAELAEMRLRIRGMRTQMVELLAKHAPQRDFSFVGRQRGMFSYSGLSVEQVHRLRNEFGIYALDTGRICVAALNQSNIHVVTDAIVQVI, from the coding sequence ATGAGCCTGTTCTCCGCTGTCGAAATGGCACCACGCGATCCAATCCTGGGCCTCAACGAAGCATTCAACGCCGATACCCGTACCAACAAGGTCAACCTGGGAGTCGGTGTTTACTGCAACGAGGAGGGGAAAATTCCACTCCTGCGCGCCGTTGTCGAAGCCGAAACCATTCGCGTCGCTCAACACGCTTCTCGTGGCTACCTGCCAATCGACGGCATCGCCGCCTACGACCAGGCCGTGCAAAAACTGCTGTTCGGTAACGATTCGCCACTGATCGCCGCTGGCCGCGTCATCACCACCCAGGCCGTTGGCGGCACTGGCGCACTGAAAATCGGCGCTGACTTCCTCAAGCAACTGCTGCCGAACGCCGTCGTGGCCATCAGCGACCCGAGCTGGGAAAACCACCGCGCGCTGTTCGAAACCGCCGGTTTCCCGGTACAGAACTACCGCTACTACGACGCCGCGACCCATGACGTGAACCGCGCCGGCCTGCTGGAAGACCTGAACGCGCTGCCAAACGGCTCGATCATTGTGCTGCACGCCTGCTGCCACAACCCGACCGGCGTCGACCTGAGCCCGGCGGACTGGAAAAACGTGCTGGAAGTGGTGAAAGCCAAGGGTCACGTGCCGTTCCTCGACATGGCTTACCAAGGCTTTGGCGATGGCATCGACGAAGATGCCGCCGCTGTACGCTTGTTCGCTGAATCGGGCCTGACCTTCTTCGTCTCCAGCTCGTTCTCCAAATCCTTCTCGCTGTACGGCGAGCGCGTCGGCGCCCTGTCGATCGTCAGCGAATCAAAAGAAGAAAGCGCGCGCGTACTGTCGCAAGTCAAACGCGTCATCCGCACCAACTACTCCAACCCGCCGACTCACGGTGCAAGCATCGTCGCCGCCGTACTGAACAGCCCGGAACTGCGCGCCCAATGGGAAGCGGAACTGGCCGAAATGCGCCTGCGGATTCGCGGCATGCGCACTCAGATGGTGGAACTGCTGGCGAAACACGCTCCGCAGCGCGATTTCAGCTTCGTTGGTCGTCAGCGCGGCATGTTCTCGTACTCCGGCCTGAGCGTTGAGCAGGTTCATCGTCTGCGCAACGAGTTCGGCATCTACGCCCTGGACACCGGCCGCATCTGCGTGGCGGCGCTGAACCAGAGCAACATCCATGTCGTGACGGATGCCATTGTTCAGGTGATCTGA